One part of the Streptomyces nigra genome encodes these proteins:
- a CDS encoding GlxA family transcriptional regulator — MGSATHRVAILVYDGVKLLDVAGPAEVFGEANRLGAEYTIVLVSPTGADVTSSIGIRVAVDAAATESAPDTFLVAGADLFPRTPVPRDLIEATRTLADRADRVASICTGAFILGAAGLLDGKRVTTHWKVAHELAARCRSSRVEPDAIYVRDGTTYTSAGVSAGIDLALALVEEDHGPDLTRDVARALVVYLQRSGGQSQFSAPLQGPPPRSPALRRVTDLITANPGGNHSLGELAKHLNVSPRHLTRIFNEELSTTPARYVEMIRFDMAKALLDQGHNATQTASLAGFPNYESMRRVFARKLSLSPAAYQRRFSTARRAGTQQQ; from the coding sequence TTGGGTTCCGCCACGCATCGGGTCGCGATCCTGGTCTACGACGGGGTCAAGCTCCTGGACGTCGCCGGCCCGGCGGAGGTGTTCGGGGAGGCGAACCGGCTCGGTGCCGAGTACACGATCGTGTTGGTGTCACCGACCGGTGCCGATGTCACCTCGTCCATCGGGATCCGGGTCGCGGTCGACGCCGCCGCCACGGAGTCTGCCCCTGACACGTTCCTGGTGGCCGGCGCAGACCTCTTCCCGCGCACACCCGTGCCCCGTGACCTGATCGAGGCGACGCGAACCCTGGCCGATCGGGCCGACCGGGTCGCGTCCATCTGCACCGGGGCCTTCATCCTCGGCGCCGCCGGCCTCCTGGACGGCAAGCGAGTGACCACACACTGGAAGGTCGCGCACGAGCTCGCCGCCCGCTGCCGGTCCAGCCGCGTCGAGCCCGACGCGATCTACGTCCGTGACGGCACCACCTACACCTCGGCGGGCGTGAGCGCCGGCATCGACCTGGCACTGGCACTCGTCGAGGAGGATCACGGCCCTGATCTGACCCGGGATGTCGCCCGCGCCCTGGTGGTGTACCTGCAGCGTTCGGGCGGCCAGTCACAGTTCTCCGCCCCCCTGCAAGGACCACCGCCCCGGTCGCCTGCCCTCCGCAGAGTCACCGACTTGATCACGGCGAATCCTGGAGGAAACCACTCGCTCGGCGAACTCGCCAAGCACCTCAATGTGAGCCCCAGGCATCTCACGCGAATCTTCAACGAGGAGCTGTCCACCACACCGGCCCGGTATGTGGAAATGATCCGGTTCGACATGGCCAAAGCCCTGCTCGACCAAGGGCATAACGCGACGCAGACGGCATCCCTCGCCGGATTCCCGAATTACGAGAGCATGCGGAGAGTTTTCGCGAGGAAATTGTCCCTCAGCCCCGCCGCCTATCAGCGACGCTTCAGCACAGCACGCCGAGCCGGCACGCAACAGCAGTAG
- a CDS encoding HD domain-containing protein: protein MSEVIAGVEIPGTTAVAETTRLIQEATGPLVYHHSRRVFVFGAMHAHRLGLEPDPELLYLAAMFHDTGLLTPFSDVEQRFEVDGADHARKFMLDSGFPAEAADVVWTAIALHTTPGIPGRMGPEIAITHLGVLTDVIGLGLGELDRSQVDEIIAVHPRGDFKNEFLQAYVDGLKHRPETTNGTVNADVLEHFIPGFQRTSTVERIMGAPWPS, encoded by the coding sequence ATGAGCGAGGTCATCGCGGGGGTGGAGATTCCCGGAACCACGGCGGTCGCCGAGACCACCCGCCTCATACAGGAGGCCACCGGCCCCCTCGTCTACCACCACTCCCGACGCGTTTTCGTCTTCGGCGCGATGCACGCTCACAGACTCGGCCTGGAGCCTGACCCGGAGCTTCTCTACCTGGCCGCCATGTTCCACGACACGGGTCTCCTGACGCCGTTCTCCGACGTCGAGCAGCGCTTCGAGGTCGATGGAGCCGACCACGCACGTAAGTTCATGCTCGACAGCGGATTTCCCGCCGAGGCCGCCGACGTGGTGTGGACGGCGATCGCGCTGCACACGACCCCGGGAATTCCCGGGCGGATGGGCCCGGAGATCGCCATCACGCATCTGGGGGTTCTCACCGACGTGATCGGCCTGGGCTTGGGCGAGCTGGATCGCAGCCAGGTGGACGAGATCATCGCCGTTCATCCGAGAGGTGACTTCAAGAACGAGTTCTTGCAGGCTTACGTCGACGGACTCAAGCACCGCCCGGAGACCACGAACGGAACCGTGAATGCGGATGTTCTGGAGCATTTCATTCCCGGCTTCCAGCGCACGAGCACGGTCGAGCGCATCATGGGCGCTCCGTGGCCGAGCTGA
- a CDS encoding DUF1963 domain-containing protein, giving the protein MDHQGKFRCAAGQLGIPDDEINRFSRHLRLSIRLSGGSGGPPVGQFGGVPRLPVGVPWPSAGHSPLPFVFSVDCGALPRVDGFDLPSDGTLLFFLDHEEDHLDDGGGERSYARVLYVQNGTDTVAAEPPGPGCVGEEYAVSATLLAELPPWFEADEDADEGEDDRSPFQEQLARDLERDIPHLDQLRALAHDLWPADEGLASACIGGYVDDEVITSIAEQTLAGLEQAGDIVIPVAKWYSHVEKEKHRLTSEWMALARFPAADEFYYGSFVIRHDDLAAARVDKALSVTEFTE; this is encoded by the coding sequence ATGGATCATCAGGGCAAATTCCGGTGTGCGGCAGGCCAGTTGGGCATCCCGGACGACGAGATCAACAGGTTCAGCCGGCACTTGCGGTTGTCGATCCGGTTGAGCGGGGGTTCCGGAGGTCCTCCGGTCGGCCAGTTCGGCGGGGTGCCCCGCCTGCCGGTGGGCGTGCCCTGGCCGTCCGCGGGGCACAGTCCGCTGCCGTTCGTCTTCTCCGTCGACTGCGGGGCCCTTCCGAGAGTCGACGGCTTCGACCTGCCGTCCGACGGAACACTGCTCTTCTTCCTGGACCATGAGGAGGACCATCTGGACGACGGCGGCGGGGAGCGGAGCTACGCCCGCGTCCTGTATGTCCAAAACGGCACCGACACCGTGGCCGCGGAACCCCCTGGACCCGGATGCGTCGGCGAGGAGTATGCCGTCAGCGCCACGCTTCTCGCTGAGCTTCCGCCTTGGTTCGAAGCGGACGAGGACGCGGATGAGGGCGAGGACGATCGGTCGCCCTTTCAGGAGCAGTTGGCCCGCGACCTGGAGCGTGACATCCCGCACCTGGACCAACTCCGCGCTCTGGCCCACGACCTGTGGCCGGCTGACGAAGGACTCGCCAGCGCATGTATCGGCGGGTATGTCGACGACGAAGTGATCACGAGTATTGCCGAACAGACGCTGGCGGGGCTCGAGCAGGCCGGCGACATCGTCATCCCGGTGGCGAAATGGTATTCCCATGTGGAGAAGGAGAAGCACCGACTGACAAGCGAATGGATGGCACTGGCCCGTTTTCCCGCCGCGGACGAGTTCTACTACGGAAGTTTCGTGATCCGACATGACGACCTGGCGGCCGCCCGGGTGGACAAGGCGCTTTCCGTGACCGAGTTCACCGAGTAG
- a CDS encoding transposase family protein yields the protein MFVYPSGLDLSSTHLRFLTARLRERRRAIGSRWRRLSAGRQALLTLAHRRNGHPYSQLAAGFGIGTTTAYRCITEAVDLLAALAPTLEQAVREASRSAFVLLDGTLLPIDRIAADRPFYSGKHKKHGMNVQILADPAGRLLWTSPALPGAVHDIRAAREHGIFNALTAAKIRCWADKGYQGAGPAVRVPYRGRWENLSEGQQAVNRSQAKIRALVEPAVATLKSWRLLRKLRCSTTRITSLVQAALPLHLTCSN from the coding sequence GTGTTTGTCTACCCGTCCGGACTGGACCTGTCCAGCACGCATCTTCGCTTCCTCACCGCCCGTCTGCGCGAACGTCGCCGTGCGATCGGCAGCCGGTGGCGCCGGTTGAGCGCCGGCCGACAGGCGCTGCTCACCCTCGCCCACCGCCGCAACGGGCACCCCTACTCCCAGCTCGCAGCCGGGTTCGGCATCGGCACGACGACCGCCTACCGCTGCATCACCGAAGCCGTCGACCTCCTGGCCGCCCTGGCGCCTACGCTCGAACAAGCAGTCCGCGAGGCGTCGAGGAGTGCGTTCGTCCTGCTCGACGGCACCCTCCTGCCCATCGACCGGATCGCTGCCGACAGGCCGTTCTACTCGGGCAAGCACAAGAAGCACGGCATGAACGTCCAAATCCTCGCCGACCCAGCCGGACGTCTCTTGTGGACCTCACCCGCCCTACCCGGAGCCGTCCATGACATCCGCGCCGCACGCGAACACGGCATCTTCAACGCCCTGACCGCGGCAAAGATCCGCTGCTGGGCCGACAAGGGCTACCAGGGCGCCGGACCTGCTGTCCGCGTGCCCTACCGAGGCCGATGGGAAAACCTGTCCGAAGGCCAGCAAGCCGTGAACCGCTCACAGGCCAAAATCCGAGCCCTGGTCGAACCCGCCGTCGCCACCCTCAAGTCCTGGCGGCTCCTGCGCAAGCTCCGCTGCTCAACCACCCGCATCACCAGCCTCGTCCAAGCAGCCCTCCCCCTCCACCTCACCTGCTCAAACTGA
- a CDS encoding PP2C family protein-serine/threonine phosphatase: protein MSDQDQTGRTEQPKVPDLRLQLDTELDEIGAQLQALADAKDRLQGLLGAVLAISGELDLSAVLRRIVTTAMELVGARYGALGVLHESGEYLKAFITAGLSETERADLGGVAFPHGRGVLGHLIHNPEPLRVDDIPSHPASAGFPPGHPPMRTLLGVAISVRGEIYGDLYLSERLDGRPFGPDDEDVVVALAGAAGIAIENARLFGQVRDSAETFQRLLLPTLPDLSPFTAATVYRPADEPNRLGGDWYDAIVLPDDTVGIMIGDVGGHDLYAAAAMAQTHSMLRALLYDRRTPPSEILAQLDRTLHATADVPVTTACLARIEPDPSGWVLRWSTAGHYPPLLIGPDLETEYLHAEPGLPLGVSTGEHRPDHTRSLPAGSILLFFTDGLIEHPAHSIDVGLTALADLAATHANRPLHELVQVLADHHPSDGQDDMAILALRIPAGTSPPQLPA from the coding sequence TTGAGTGACCAGGACCAGACCGGGCGGACCGAGCAGCCGAAGGTTCCTGACCTGCGGTTGCAGCTGGACACCGAGCTGGACGAGATCGGTGCGCAGTTACAAGCCCTGGCCGACGCCAAGGACCGGCTGCAGGGTCTGCTGGGCGCGGTGCTGGCCATCAGCGGGGAACTGGATCTCTCGGCTGTGCTGCGGCGCATCGTCACCACCGCGATGGAACTGGTCGGCGCGCGGTACGGCGCCCTGGGGGTGCTGCACGAGTCCGGCGAGTATCTCAAGGCCTTCATCACGGCGGGGCTGAGTGAGACGGAACGCGCCGATCTGGGCGGGGTGGCGTTCCCCCACGGTCGTGGCGTGCTCGGGCATCTCATCCACAATCCCGAACCACTCCGCGTCGACGACATCCCTTCGCATCCCGCCTCCGCCGGCTTTCCGCCCGGTCATCCGCCCATGCGCACCCTGCTGGGCGTGGCGATCAGTGTCCGCGGCGAGATCTACGGCGACCTCTACCTGTCCGAACGTCTCGACGGCCGTCCTTTCGGCCCCGATGACGAGGACGTGGTGGTCGCCCTCGCCGGCGCCGCCGGTATCGCGATCGAGAACGCCCGCCTGTTCGGGCAGGTCCGTGACAGCGCGGAGACCTTCCAGCGTCTGCTGCTGCCCACGCTGCCCGATCTGAGCCCCTTCACCGCCGCCACCGTCTACCGGCCGGCCGATGAACCCAACCGGCTCGGCGGGGACTGGTACGACGCCATCGTGCTGCCCGACGACACGGTCGGCATCATGATCGGTGACGTAGGCGGCCACGACCTGTACGCGGCGGCCGCCATGGCGCAGACCCACAGCATGCTCCGGGCGCTGCTGTACGACCGCCGTACCCCGCCCAGCGAGATCCTCGCCCAACTGGACCGCACCCTGCACGCCACTGCGGATGTCCCGGTCACTACAGCGTGCCTGGCCCGTATCGAACCCGACCCATCCGGGTGGGTACTGCGATGGAGCACGGCCGGGCACTATCCTCCCCTGCTGATCGGCCCTGACCTGGAAACGGAGTACCTGCACGCCGAGCCCGGCCTGCCGCTCGGGGTGAGCACCGGTGAACACCGCCCCGACCACACCCGCTCCCTACCCGCGGGCTCGATCCTCCTCTTCTTCACCGACGGCCTCATCGAACATCCAGCCCACTCCATCGACGTGGGCCTGACCGCTCTCGCCGACCTCGCCGCCACCCACGCCAACCGGCCCCTGCACGAACTCGTGCAGGTCCTGGCCGATCACCACCCGAGCGACGGCCAGGACGACATGGCCATCCTCGCCCTGCGCATTCCGGCCGGCACCAGTCCCCCACAACTCCCGGCATAA
- a CDS encoding ABC transporter substrate-binding protein: MSQLFTPARTRGFLRATAAAVALSSVLLTTSCGAADESGGDAKATAAVPAGFPVTVDNCGVRTTYDRPPSRVVTIHQHPAELMLALGLKDRMVGTAFPDSAVLPELKEDYEAVPELARKEPSFEKILDAEPDFVYGGYGSAFTEKEGRSRTAFADAGIDTYLNREYCGKKKVTMEDTYDEVRTIGRIFGVPDRADKLVTDLKSRVGKAAGKVEGEPEVPVFVYDSGDKAAFTAGGKSLGTELIRLAGGENVFADLDDVFGDVSWEQVIERKPEVIAVYDYEGAGSVEQKKRFLLSQPALADVPAVRNRRFVVLPLTATLVGIRSAYAVDDLARGLHPESFR, encoded by the coding sequence GTGTCCCAGCTGTTCACCCCTGCCCGCACGCGCGGGTTCCTTCGTGCCACGGCCGCTGCCGTGGCTCTGTCGTCAGTGCTGTTGACCACGAGCTGCGGTGCGGCCGACGAGAGCGGCGGGGACGCGAAGGCCACCGCGGCCGTGCCCGCAGGTTTCCCGGTCACCGTCGACAACTGCGGTGTGAGGACGACGTACGACAGGCCGCCGTCGCGGGTGGTCACCATCCATCAGCACCCGGCGGAACTCATGCTCGCCCTCGGCCTGAAGGATCGCATGGTCGGCACGGCCTTCCCCGACTCCGCGGTGCTGCCCGAGCTGAAGGAGGACTACGAGGCGGTTCCCGAACTGGCGCGGAAGGAGCCGTCGTTCGAGAAGATCCTGGATGCCGAACCCGACTTCGTCTACGGCGGCTACGGCAGCGCCTTCACCGAGAAGGAGGGCCGCTCCCGCACGGCGTTCGCCGACGCGGGCATCGACACCTACCTCAACCGTGAGTACTGCGGCAAGAAGAAGGTGACGATGGAGGACACCTACGACGAGGTCCGCACCATCGGCAGGATCTTCGGTGTCCCGGACCGGGCCGACAAGCTGGTCACCGACCTCAAGAGCCGCGTCGGCAAGGCCGCCGGCAAGGTCGAGGGCGAACCCGAGGTGCCCGTCTTCGTCTACGACAGCGGCGACAAGGCCGCCTTCACCGCCGGCGGCAAGAGCCTCGGCACCGAGCTCATCCGGCTGGCCGGCGGCGAGAACGTCTTCGCCGACCTCGACGACGTCTTCGGCGACGTCTCCTGGGAGCAGGTCATCGAGCGCAAACCGGAAGTCATCGCCGTCTACGACTACGAGGGCGCCGGAAGCGTCGAGCAGAAGAAGAGGTTCCTGCTGTCCCAGCCCGCGCTCGCCGACGTACCCGCGGTCAGGAACAGGCGGTTCGTCGTTCTGCCGCTGACCGCCACGCTGGTGGGGATCCGCTCGGCCTACGCCGTCGACGATCTTGCCCGCGGACTGCACCCCGAGAGCTTCCGGTGA
- a CDS encoding FecCD family ABC transporter permease, giving the protein MAVTLLVLTALLVVSAVTGLAIGSVQVPPTQVWGIVTHALGADWQQPDWSRAREIIVVDVRAPRVLLGAVTGAGLAVVGTALQALVRNPLAEPYLLGVSSGASLGAVSVIVFGVTLFGPVSLSVAAFVGALGALLLVYATARTGGRITSSRLVLSGVAIAATLTAVLDLLLLTTDRGNETRAVLAWTLGGLGGVDWGTLWLPSTALLLGVGVLLTQARNLNLLLAGEEAATTMGLDVARFRARLFVLLSLVTGVLVAAAGPIGFVGLMTPHIVRLFVGGDHRRVLPTAALGGAVFLVWADIAARTIAAPMEIPVGVLTALCGGPFFLWLMRRDARRGTDRGVA; this is encoded by the coding sequence CTGGCCGTCACGCTGTTGGTGCTCACCGCCCTGCTCGTCGTCTCCGCCGTCACCGGACTCGCGATCGGATCCGTCCAGGTGCCACCCACCCAGGTGTGGGGCATCGTGACGCACGCACTGGGTGCCGACTGGCAGCAGCCTGACTGGTCGCGGGCCCGGGAGATCATCGTGGTGGACGTGCGAGCGCCGCGGGTGCTGCTCGGGGCGGTCACCGGCGCCGGCCTCGCGGTGGTCGGCACCGCCCTTCAAGCGCTGGTGCGAAACCCGCTCGCCGAACCGTACCTGCTCGGCGTCTCCTCGGGGGCGTCCCTCGGCGCGGTCTCCGTCATCGTGTTCGGGGTGACCCTGTTCGGTCCGGTCTCCCTGTCGGTGGCAGCCTTCGTGGGGGCGTTGGGGGCGCTCCTGCTCGTGTACGCCACCGCCCGCACCGGCGGACGCATCACCTCCTCGCGTCTCGTGCTGTCCGGCGTGGCGATCGCCGCGACGCTCACCGCGGTCCTCGATCTGCTGTTGCTCACCACCGATCGAGGCAACGAGACCCGCGCGGTCCTCGCCTGGACCCTCGGCGGTCTCGGCGGGGTCGACTGGGGCACGCTGTGGCTGCCGAGCACGGCCTTGCTGCTCGGTGTCGGCGTCCTGTTGACGCAGGCCCGCAACCTGAACCTGCTGCTGGCCGGCGAGGAGGCGGCCACCACCATGGGGCTGGACGTGGCCCGCTTCCGTGCCCGGCTGTTCGTCCTGCTCTCCCTCGTCACGGGCGTGCTGGTCGCGGCGGCCGGGCCGATCGGCTTCGTCGGCCTGATGACGCCCCACATCGTGCGCCTGTTCGTCGGCGGCGACCACCGCCGGGTCCTGCCGACGGCGGCGCTCGGCGGAGCGGTCTTCCTCGTCTGGGCCGACATCGCCGCGCGGACGATCGCCGCGCCGATGGAGATACCCGTCGGCGTCCTTACGGCCCTGTGCGGCGGGCCGTTCTTTCTGTGGCTCATGCGGCGGGACGCCCGGCGCGGCACCGACCGAGGTGTGGCATGA
- a CDS encoding ABC transporter ATP-binding protein: MTAADLSVDGVTLTAGARHLVRDVSLTARPGETIGLVGPNGSGKSSLLRTVYRVLRPDAGEVKVDGADAWSLPVRQLARTVAAVVQEPAADFDLAVREVVAMGRTPHKRLLAGDTPEDAELIDSALLAVDAVHLADRTFDRLSGGERQRVLIARALAQQPTLLVLDEPTNHLDIRHQLSVLGTLRRLPATVLLALHDLNLAACFCDRLYVLYEGEVTASGPPAEILTPALLAEVYGVETEVAVHPRTGAPQVTFLPQEPSA, encoded by the coding sequence ATGACCGCGGCCGATCTGAGCGTCGACGGCGTCACGCTCACCGCCGGAGCCCGCCACCTGGTGCGCGACGTGTCTCTGACCGCCCGTCCGGGCGAGACCATCGGGCTCGTGGGCCCCAACGGCAGCGGCAAGTCGAGCCTATTGCGCACCGTCTACCGCGTGCTGCGCCCCGACGCGGGTGAGGTCAAGGTCGACGGAGCCGACGCCTGGTCGCTGCCCGTGCGGCAGCTGGCCCGCACCGTGGCGGCGGTGGTCCAGGAGCCGGCAGCCGACTTCGACCTCGCGGTGCGCGAGGTCGTCGCCATGGGCCGCACCCCGCACAAACGGCTGCTCGCGGGTGACACCCCCGAGGACGCCGAACTCATCGACTCAGCACTCCTGGCGGTCGACGCCGTCCACCTGGCCGACCGCACCTTCGACCGGCTCTCCGGCGGCGAACGCCAACGCGTCCTCATCGCGCGGGCCCTCGCCCAGCAGCCCACCCTCCTCGTCCTCGACGAACCCACCAACCATCTCGACATCCGGCATCAACTGTCCGTGCTCGGCACCCTTCGGCGCCTGCCCGCGACCGTGCTGCTCGCCCTGCACGACCTCAACCTGGCCGCCTGCTTCTGCGACCGCCTCTACGTCCTGTACGAGGGTGAAGTCACCGCTTCCGGACCGCCCGCCGAGATACTCACCCCCGCGCTCCTGGCCGAGGTCTACGGAGTGGAGACGGAAGTGGCCGTCCATCCGCGCACAGGCGCCCCTCAGGTGACGTTCCTCCCCCAGGAGCCAAGCGCCTGA
- a CDS encoding ABC transporter substrate-binding protein yields MTVRRIRTAAATAAILTGVAACSAPGDSEVGGGADSVVIGVASEPDTLSPLLGYGKDGNSKVFDGLLARDADLRLRPALAKALPEVSDNGLTYTYTLRDGVTFSDGEPLTSADVVFTYETILDAKTNNTSRSELDAIKEVRADGDDKVVFTLKYPYAPFAGRTVLPVVPEHIAKGQDPNTGSLNTKPVGTGPYVLTAWSKGEKLTFKANPGYWGGAPKVKRVTMAVIKDDDVRATRLRSGDLDGAVLPPNLAATFKSDGAKKTYEATTYDFRAVTLPQGNKVTADRAIRRALDAAVDRQGMVDTILDGAGRPAYGPLPVDTPWFAKGIEREQDLSEAQRILDDAGWKADGDGIRVKNGRRASFTLLYPSGDKVRQDHALAYASDAKKAGIEVKVESATWEVIEPRMKDDAVLAGFGSTGDPDYGLHTLLHSSLAGDGFNNMARYDDPVVDKALDTGRRSSDTATRKAAYDELQRELLKNPGYTFLTHIDHVYVLADRWDGLTTQVEPHEHGFASGPWWNLETWRPKK; encoded by the coding sequence ATGACGGTCCGTCGGATACGGACAGCCGCCGCCACAGCGGCCATACTCACCGGCGTCGCCGCTTGCTCGGCCCCCGGTGACAGCGAAGTCGGCGGCGGAGCCGACTCCGTCGTGATCGGGGTGGCATCCGAGCCGGACACACTCAGTCCCCTGCTCGGCTACGGCAAGGACGGCAACTCGAAGGTGTTCGACGGCCTGCTCGCCCGGGACGCCGACCTGAGGCTGAGGCCCGCCCTCGCCAAGGCCCTGCCCGAGGTCAGCGACAACGGCCTGACCTACACCTACACCCTCCGTGACGGGGTGACATTCAGCGACGGCGAGCCTTTGACCTCGGCCGACGTTGTGTTCACCTACGAGACGATCCTCGACGCGAAGACGAACAACACCAGTCGCAGCGAGCTGGACGCCATCAAGGAGGTCCGCGCGGACGGTGACGACAAGGTGGTCTTCACCCTCAAGTACCCTTACGCCCCCTTCGCCGGGCGCACGGTGCTGCCCGTCGTCCCCGAGCACATCGCCAAGGGGCAGGATCCCAACACCGGCTCCCTCAACACCAAGCCCGTAGGCACGGGCCCGTACGTGCTCACTGCCTGGAGCAAGGGAGAGAAGCTCACCTTCAAGGCCAACCCGGGCTACTGGGGCGGCGCGCCGAAGGTGAAGAGGGTGACCATGGCGGTCATCAAGGACGACGACGTGCGCGCCACCCGCCTGCGCTCCGGTGACCTCGACGGCGCGGTCCTGCCGCCCAATCTCGCCGCCACCTTCAAGAGCGACGGCGCGAAGAAGACCTACGAGGCGACGACGTACGACTTCCGCGCGGTCACCCTTCCGCAGGGGAACAAGGTCACCGCCGACCGTGCCATCCGGCGGGCACTGGACGCCGCGGTGGACCGGCAGGGCATGGTCGACACGATCCTCGACGGCGCAGGACGCCCCGCGTACGGGCCCTTGCCCGTTGACACCCCCTGGTTCGCCAAGGGCATCGAGCGCGAGCAGGACCTCAGCGAGGCCCAGCGGATTCTGGACGACGCCGGCTGGAAGGCCGACGGCGACGGCATCCGCGTCAAGAACGGCCGGCGGGCCTCCTTCACCCTCCTCTACCCCTCCGGCGACAAGGTCCGCCAGGACCACGCCCTCGCCTACGCCTCCGACGCCAAGAAGGCCGGCATCGAGGTGAAGGTGGAGAGCGCCACCTGGGAGGTCATCGAGCCGCGTATGAAGGACGACGCGGTCCTGGCCGGCTTCGGCAGCACCGGAGACCCCGACTACGGTCTCCACACGCTCCTGCACTCCTCCCTCGCCGGCGACGGCTTCAACAACATGGCCCGCTACGACGACCCGGTCGTCGACAAGGCCCTCGACACCGGCCGCCGCAGCTCGGACACGGCGACTCGCAAGGCCGCTTACGACGAACTCCAACGTGAGCTGCTCAAGAATCCCGGTTACACGTTCCTCACCCACATCGACCACGTCTACGTCCTCGCCGACCGCTGGGACGGGCTGACCACGCAGGTCGAGCCTCATGAGCACGGCTTCGCCTCCGGACCGTGGTGGAACCTCGAGACCTGGCGGCCCAAGAAGTGA
- a CDS encoding ABC transporter permease, with the protein MARLAGRRLLFAAPILLVVTFGVFAIAAASPFDPVKAYAGTAALGADAETLARLRENLGVDKPFISRWWDWLTAALEGDLGQSSVMRQPVTQVIGERLVWSALLCAVAFVVAVLTGTVLGVLAARRPGSVLDRVVTSLAYSLEAAPVFWLSLLAIWLMALQWGVLPAGGLTDTASEQVTFGQVTRHIVLPAGILALSQLPWFTLYVRQGVGDALAEDPVRGARARGVSERTVLLGHALRSGLLPVLTLVGSRVPELITGALLVETVFSWPGIAAATVEAATAVDFPLLAALTTLATAAVLLGNLLADLLYGLFDPRVKFHDM; encoded by the coding sequence ATGGCACGACTGGCGGGGCGGCGGCTGCTGTTCGCCGCCCCGATCCTGCTCGTCGTCACCTTCGGCGTCTTCGCGATCGCCGCCGCCTCCCCTTTCGACCCGGTCAAGGCGTACGCGGGGACGGCCGCCCTCGGTGCGGACGCCGAGACGCTGGCACGGCTGCGGGAGAACCTGGGCGTGGACAAGCCGTTCATCTCCCGCTGGTGGGACTGGCTGACCGCGGCGCTCGAAGGCGACCTCGGGCAGTCCAGCGTGATGCGGCAGCCGGTCACCCAGGTCATCGGTGAACGCCTCGTGTGGTCCGCGCTGCTGTGTGCCGTGGCGTTCGTGGTGGCCGTACTGACGGGCACGGTGCTGGGTGTGCTCGCGGCCCGGCGACCAGGGTCGGTCCTCGACCGGGTCGTGACGTCGCTCGCCTACTCGCTCGAGGCGGCACCGGTCTTCTGGCTCTCCCTGCTGGCGATCTGGCTGATGGCTCTCCAGTGGGGCGTGCTTCCCGCGGGCGGTCTGACCGACACCGCCAGCGAGCAGGTCACCTTCGGGCAGGTCACCCGCCACATCGTGCTGCCCGCCGGAATCCTCGCCCTCTCCCAACTGCCCTGGTTCACCCTGTACGTGCGTCAGGGCGTCGGCGACGCCCTCGCCGAGGACCCCGTACGCGGCGCCCGCGCCCGGGGTGTGAGCGAACGCACCGTCCTGCTCGGCCACGCCCTGCGCTCCGGCCTGCTCCCGGTCCTCACCCTGGTCGGCTCCCGCGTACCCGAACTCATCACCGGGGCCCTCCTGGTGGAGACCGTCTTCAGCTGGCCCGGCATCGCCGCGGCCACCGTCGAAGCGGCCACCGCCGTCGACTTCCCCCTGCTCGCCGCCCTCACGACCCTGGCCACCGCCGCCGTGCTCCTCGGGAACCTCCTCGCCGACCTGCTCTACGGCCTCTTCGACCCGAGGGTGAAGTTCCATGACATGTGA